A window of Aeromicrobium sp. Root236 contains these coding sequences:
- a CDS encoding helix-turn-helix transcriptional regulator, translating to MKPSVPLYQAKAELFRTLGHPVRIRVLELLQDGPRAVRELLAEIEVESSSLSQQLAVLRRAGLVSSSREGGAVLYTLSTPDVAKLLLHGRRILASMWTDQEGLLAELRESAQGV from the coding sequence ATGAAGCCGAGCGTGCCGCTATACCAGGCGAAAGCCGAGCTCTTCCGCACCCTGGGCCACCCCGTCAGGATCCGGGTGCTCGAGCTCTTGCAAGACGGGCCGCGCGCGGTCAGGGAGCTGCTCGCCGAGATCGAGGTTGAGTCATCGAGCCTCTCGCAACAGCTTGCGGTGCTCAGACGAGCGGGGCTCGTGAGCTCATCTCGTGAAGGTGGCGCGGTCCTCTACACACTGTCCACGCCGGACGTGGCGAAGCTGCTGCTGCACGGCCGACGGATCCTCGCGTCGATGTGGACCGATCAGGAGGGTCTGCTCGCCGAGCTTCGCGAATCGGCCCAGGGGGTGTGA